In one Sphingomonas sanguinis genomic region, the following are encoded:
- a CDS encoding family 43 glycosylhydrolase, with protein sequence MKRLSAFAAAGLALTVAAAGIARNPQFEGADPHAMMIGDELWIFPTGGPGGSWAADRFGAFSSRDLKTWRPRGELIRRDQIGWIKDDGAPEHFLWAPGVATRNGRYYLYYSVGPQSPTPSRIGVAVADRPEGPYRDSGHPLVTGDKAFEAIDPMVFTDRRSGKIYLYAGGSAGARLRVWELRPDMVSIAGEVKVATPPNFTEGAFMHERGGTYYLSYSHGRFNGPDYSVHYATAPSPTGPWRYRGAILTSDARHQGPGHHSFVTLPDGRSLIVYHRWDRAPGPGPFQGERVVAIDRLSYAPDGRIHPVRMTDADAPTVAGRR encoded by the coding sequence ATGAAGAGACTGAGCGCATTCGCCGCCGCCGGGCTGGCGCTGACCGTCGCGGCGGCGGGGATCGCCCGCAATCCGCAGTTCGAGGGGGCCGATCCCCATGCGATGATGATCGGCGACGAACTGTGGATCTTCCCGACCGGCGGGCCGGGCGGAAGCTGGGCGGCCGATCGCTTCGGCGCCTTTTCCAGTCGCGACCTGAAGACATGGCGCCCGCGCGGCGAGCTGATCCGCCGCGACCAGATAGGCTGGATCAAGGATGACGGCGCGCCCGAGCATTTCCTCTGGGCGCCCGGCGTAGCGACCCGGAACGGCCGCTATTACCTCTATTATTCGGTCGGGCCGCAGAGCCCGACGCCCAGCCGGATCGGCGTCGCGGTCGCCGACCGGCCCGAGGGGCCGTATCGCGACAGCGGCCATCCGCTGGTGACCGGCGACAAGGCGTTCGAGGCGATCGACCCGATGGTCTTCACCGATCGTCGGTCGGGCAAAATCTATCTCTATGCGGGCGGCAGCGCGGGCGCCCGCTTGCGCGTCTGGGAACTCCGGCCCGACATGGTCAGCATCGCGGGCGAGGTGAAGGTCGCCACCCCGCCGAACTTCACCGAAGGGGCCTTCATGCATGAGCGCGGCGGCACCTATTACCTGTCCTACAGCCATGGACGGTTCAACGGCCCCGATTATTCGGTCCATTACGCCACCGCCCCCTCGCCCACCGGACCATGGCGCTATCGCGGCGCGATCCTGACCAGCGACGCGCGGCATCAGGGTCCAGGCCATCACAGCTTCGTCACGCTGCCGGATGGCCGCTCGCTGATCGTCTATCACCGCTGGGACCGCGCGCCCGGACCCGGCCCGTTTCAGGGCGAGCGGGTCGTGGCGATCGACCGCCTCTCCTATGCGCCCGACGGCCGCATCCACCCTGTCCGCATGACCGATGCCGATGCCCCGACCGTCGCCGGGCGGCGCTAA
- a CDS encoding glycoside hydrolase family 28 protein: MPLSPRLLPVLLLLAAPAMAQDRRSVAEPHLPAEACVSLSADGADWRTETRRLQAAIDHCPSGAAVRLVTGTFVSGPLRMKSGVTLWLDRGVTLVAVPDPRAYDRGQGLCGTIAAKGNGCLPFIGFEGTRGGGIVGDGVIDGSGGAVMTGQSESWWQLARRAQREGGKQNNPRLVEADHARDLTFYRTTFRNAPNFHIVLNDVQGATLWGVRIDTPTDARNTDGIDPGASQDVTIAHSFIRTGDDNIAIKAGHGPTRHISILDDHFYAGHGLSIGSETNAGVSDILVRNVTLDGTTSGLRIKSDASRGGLVERVRYEGICLRGNRRPIDFDTRYDATARGSAIPVYRDIVLNGVTGGDGTLVLRGYDASHPLDVTLDSVRFDPSAVWQVENAHIAIGPGGASPTPPGLSPSPALAGTTPDCSASWMPFPTNN; encoded by the coding sequence ATGCCGCTTTCCCCTCGCCTGCTGCCCGTGCTGCTGTTGCTCGCCGCGCCCGCCATGGCGCAGGATCGCCGATCCGTAGCCGAACCACATCTGCCCGCCGAGGCGTGCGTCAGCCTGTCGGCAGACGGGGCGGACTGGCGGACGGAGACGCGGCGGCTTCAGGCGGCGATCGACCATTGCCCGTCGGGCGCCGCCGTTCGACTGGTCACGGGGACTTTCGTCAGCGGCCCGCTGCGCATGAAGTCGGGCGTGACGCTGTGGCTCGATCGCGGCGTCACGCTGGTCGCGGTGCCCGACCCGCGCGCCTATGACCGGGGCCAGGGATTGTGCGGCACGATCGCGGCCAAGGGCAATGGCTGCCTGCCCTTCATCGGCTTCGAGGGCACGCGCGGCGGCGGCATCGTCGGGGACGGCGTGATCGACGGATCGGGCGGCGCGGTGATGACCGGGCAGAGCGAAAGCTGGTGGCAACTCGCGCGGCGCGCGCAACGCGAAGGCGGCAAGCAGAACAACCCCCGGCTGGTCGAGGCGGATCATGCCCGCGACCTGACCTTCTACCGCACGACATTCCGCAACGCCCCCAATTTCCATATCGTCCTCAACGACGTGCAGGGAGCGACCCTTTGGGGCGTACGGATCGACACCCCCACCGATGCACGCAACACCGACGGCATCGACCCCGGCGCGTCGCAGGACGTGACCATCGCCCACAGCTTCATCCGCACCGGCGACGACAATATCGCGATCAAGGCCGGGCATGGCCCCACTCGCCATATCTCGATCCTCGACGACCATTTCTACGCCGGTCACGGCCTGTCGATCGGCAGCGAGACCAATGCCGGGGTCAGCGACATACTGGTCCGCAACGTGACGCTCGACGGCACGACCTCGGGCCTGCGGATCAAAAGCGATGCCAGCCGGGGCGGGCTGGTGGAGCGGGTCCGCTATGAAGGCATATGTCTGCGCGGCAACCGGCGACCGATCGATTTCGACACCCGCTATGACGCCACCGCGCGGGGCAGCGCCATTCCGGTCTATCGCGACATCGTCCTGAACGGCGTAACCGGCGGCGACGGGACTCTGGTCCTGCGCGGCTATGATGCCAGCCATCCGCTGGACGTGACGCTGGACAGCGTGCGCTTCGATCCGTCGGCGGTCTGGCAGGTCGAGAATGCGCATATCGCCATCGGCCCCGGCGGCGCCTCCCCCACGCCGCCGGGCCTGTCCCCTTCGCCTGCCCTTGCCGGAACTACCCCGGATTGCAGCGCTTCCTGGATGCCCTTCCCCACCAACAATTAG
- a CDS encoding glycoside hydrolase family 27 protein has protein sequence MSKDGGGISRRQALAGGAAITGGLALGGAQGAAAAGRSTMLAPRPPMGWNSWNSFATTITEAQARETATIMRAKLLPFGYDIFTVDIQWYEPDASSYEYNAAPVPAMDGYGRLIPAPNRFPSSADGSGFTKLAADVHAMGMKFGIHLMRGIPRLAVSKNLPILGTRYRAADIADTSSICTWNPDMYGVDMTKPGAQAYYDSVFALYAFWGVDFVKMDDMSRPYDAHAPEIEAAHKAIQNSGRPIVLSLSPGETPVIRGPHVRRFAQMWRISDDFWDEWSMLEAQFTRLENWTPYRGPGSWPDADMLPLGRLALGKRDTKFTPDEQRTLMTLWSIARSPLIMGGDLRYLNAPTLALLTNRAVIAVNQASTDNQPHFIEDGTRIWSAKPEGAPGDRYLALFNTGGGPKEVGLALHYLGLSGEVDVTDLWSGASLGKAKGRFAQTLPPHGAGLYRLRA, from the coding sequence ATGAGCAAGGACGGGGGCGGGATCAGCCGTCGGCAGGCACTGGCTGGCGGAGCGGCGATCACCGGCGGGCTGGCGCTGGGCGGAGCACAAGGTGCAGCGGCGGCAGGGCGGTCGACCATGCTCGCGCCCCGCCCGCCCATGGGCTGGAACAGCTGGAACAGCTTCGCCACCACGATCACCGAGGCGCAGGCGCGCGAGACCGCCACGATCATGCGCGCCAAGCTGCTGCCCTTCGGCTATGACATCTTCACCGTCGACATCCAGTGGTACGAGCCGGATGCGTCGAGCTACGAATATAACGCCGCGCCGGTGCCCGCGATGGACGGCTATGGCCGGTTGATCCCGGCACCCAACCGCTTTCCGTCCAGCGCCGACGGATCGGGCTTCACGAAGCTGGCGGCGGACGTCCACGCCATGGGCATGAAGTTCGGCATCCACCTGATGCGCGGCATCCCCCGGCTGGCGGTAAGCAAGAACCTGCCGATCCTGGGCACCCGCTACCGCGCCGCCGACATTGCCGACACCAGCAGCATCTGCACCTGGAACCCGGACATGTACGGCGTCGACATGACCAAGCCCGGCGCGCAGGCCTATTATGACAGCGTGTTCGCGCTCTACGCGTTCTGGGGCGTCGATTTCGTCAAGATGGACGATATGAGCCGCCCCTATGACGCGCACGCGCCTGAGATCGAGGCGGCGCACAAGGCGATCCAGAATAGCGGCCGTCCGATCGTCCTCAGCCTGTCGCCCGGCGAAACCCCGGTGATCCGTGGCCCGCATGTCCGCCGCTTTGCGCAGATGTGGCGCATCTCGGACGATTTCTGGGACGAATGGTCGATGCTGGAGGCGCAGTTCACCCGGCTGGAGAATTGGACGCCCTATCGCGGGCCGGGTTCGTGGCCCGATGCCGACATGCTGCCGCTCGGCCGCCTGGCGCTGGGCAAGCGCGACACCAAGTTCACGCCCGACGAACAGCGCACGCTGATGACCCTGTGGTCGATCGCGCGCTCGCCGCTTATCATGGGCGGCGACCTGCGCTATCTGAATGCGCCCACGCTGGCGCTGCTGACCAACCGCGCGGTGATCGCGGTCAACCAGGCCTCGACCGACAATCAGCCGCATTTCATCGAGGACGGCACGCGTATCTGGTCCGCCAAGCCCGAGGGCGCCCCCGGCGACCGTTATCTGGCGCTGTTCAACACCGGCGGCGGCCCGAAGGAGGTCGGCCTGGCGCTCCATTATCTGGGCCTATCGGGCGAGGTCGACGTGACCGACCTGTGGAGCGGCGCATCGCTGGGCAAGGCGAAGGGTCGCTTCGCGCAGACGCTGCCGCCGCATGGCGCAGGGCTGTACCGCCTGCGGGCCTGA
- a CDS encoding TonB-dependent receptor, producing the protein MMLSSVAAPCLAQSSASQASDAASTETGNDIVVMGEKADRTLRDTPASVAVTTAQTIADQNLLDMYDALQRTPNVAINADRTSFTIRGIDAFNVSGAGDGALASVYLDGAVLPRAALNSGPLDLYDISQVEVFRGPQSTVQGRNALAGAVVIRTADPTYAWSGKARLMLTGPDGQRRAAAALGGPILGDQIAFRVAGEIARSDGLLYNTTLHRDADPRQSETLRGKLLFTPDAVPGLRVIATYMHDRHVRGAYSFEFDPPYDRRDRIVTEDVATNTRTVSDIATLEAHYALGGGFDLSSITNYSNVRALYIADPDRNPTPGQLSRTSDPAKTVQQEVRLGIDLPWVQGLIGAYYLREDNRDYRFEATQNMNLTRLGVDRQLLALGLSQPMVNTVLGFYGGVVPIRNLLTQPRLTRNLAAFTDLTFPLTSRLKLRAGLRYDNERQLRGASQSVVLNGTLPDPARLSVPALAPVVTRLNAILLATAAGATSVDPTRAITYDAWLPKLGLTWDVTPNASLSATAQRGYRAGGAGINQQRGQSFTYAPEYTWNYEVALRSDWFDRRLSFNANAYYIDWRDQQVSVQLTPGAVFDSQVVNAGKSRLYGFEAELRARPTRRVELYAGVGHSRTEFLDFTVPIGIAKWSATGNEFANAPRWTASWGGTWRSTGGLFANINATYRDAIFQSTIDQTVRDIRPITLVNAKLGWQGRHFGAYLLASNIFDRQQPTSFFTDFDGRVRGTMSNPRILGLSFEGRF; encoded by the coding sequence ATGATGCTGTCTTCGGTCGCGGCACCCTGTCTGGCGCAAAGCAGCGCATCGCAGGCGAGTGACGCCGCATCGACGGAGACGGGCAACGATATCGTGGTCATGGGCGAAAAGGCCGACCGGACGCTGCGCGATACGCCCGCCAGCGTCGCGGTGACGACCGCGCAGACCATCGCCGACCAGAATCTGCTCGACATGTATGACGCGTTGCAACGCACGCCCAACGTCGCGATCAACGCCGACCGGACCAGCTTCACCATTCGCGGCATCGACGCCTTCAACGTGTCCGGCGCGGGCGACGGCGCGCTGGCCAGCGTCTATCTCGACGGCGCGGTGCTGCCGCGCGCGGCGCTGAACAGCGGTCCGCTGGACCTGTACGACATTTCGCAGGTCGAGGTGTTTCGCGGGCCGCAGTCGACGGTGCAGGGCCGCAATGCGCTGGCCGGGGCGGTGGTCATCCGCACCGCCGACCCGACCTATGCGTGGAGCGGCAAGGCCCGCCTGATGCTGACCGGCCCCGATGGACAGCGCCGCGCCGCCGCCGCGCTGGGCGGCCCGATCCTGGGCGACCAGATCGCGTTCCGCGTGGCGGGCGAGATCGCGCGTTCGGACGGTCTGCTCTATAACACGACGCTCCACCGCGACGCCGATCCCCGCCAATCGGAGACGCTGCGCGGCAAGCTGCTCTTCACGCCCGATGCCGTGCCGGGGTTGCGCGTCATCGCCACCTATATGCACGACCGCCATGTCCGTGGCGCCTATTCGTTCGAGTTCGACCCGCCCTATGACCGACGCGACCGCATCGTCACCGAGGATGTGGCGACCAACACCCGGACGGTGAGCGATATCGCCACGCTGGAGGCGCATTATGCGCTGGGCGGCGGTTTCGACCTGAGTTCGATCACCAACTATTCCAACGTCCGTGCGCTCTATATCGCCGATCCCGACCGCAACCCTACCCCCGGCCAGCTGAGCCGGACCAGCGACCCGGCGAAAACGGTGCAGCAGGAAGTGCGGCTGGGCATCGACCTGCCCTGGGTACAGGGCCTGATCGGCGCCTATTATCTGCGCGAGGACAATCGCGACTATCGGTTCGAGGCGACGCAGAACATGAACCTGACGCGGCTGGGCGTCGATCGCCAGTTGCTGGCGCTGGGCCTGTCGCAGCCCATGGTGAATACGGTGCTGGGCTTTTACGGCGGCGTGGTTCCAATCAGGAACCTGCTGACCCAGCCGCGGCTGACGCGCAACCTGGCGGCGTTCACCGATCTGACCTTTCCGCTCACCAGCCGCCTGAAGTTGCGCGCCGGGCTACGCTACGACAATGAGCGGCAGCTGCGCGGCGCGAGCCAGTCGGTGGTGCTCAACGGCACGCTGCCCGATCCCGCACGGCTGTCCGTGCCTGCGCTGGCCCCGGTCGTTACCCGGCTCAACGCGATCCTGCTCGCCACGGCGGCGGGTGCGACCAGCGTCGATCCGACACGCGCCATCACCTATGACGCCTGGCTGCCCAAGCTGGGCCTGACCTGGGACGTGACGCCCAACGCGTCGCTGAGCGCCACGGCGCAGCGCGGCTATCGCGCCGGGGGTGCCGGGATCAACCAGCAGCGCGGCCAGAGCTTTACCTATGCGCCCGAATATACCTGGAATTACGAGGTCGCGCTGCGATCCGACTGGTTCGACCGCCGCCTGAGCTTCAACGCCAACGCCTATTATATCGACTGGCGCGACCAGCAGGTGTCGGTGCAGCTGACCCCCGGCGCGGTGTTCGACAGCCAGGTCGTCAATGCGGGCAAGTCGCGGCTCTATGGCTTCGAGGCGGAGTTGCGCGCGCGGCCGACGCGCAGGGTGGAGCTGTATGCGGGCGTCGGGCACAGCCGGACCGAGTTTCTCGACTTCACCGTGCCGATCGGCATCGCCAAATGGTCCGCCACCGGCAACGAGTTCGCCAATGCGCCGCGCTGGACCGCGTCATGGGGCGGCACCTGGCGCAGCACCGGCGGGCTGTTCGCCAATATCAACGCCACCTATCGCGACGCCATCTTCCAGAGCACCATCGACCAGACGGTGCGCGACATCCGGCCGATCACGCTGGTCAATGCCAAGCTGGGTTGGCAGGGGCGGCATTTCGGCGCCTATCTGCTCGCCAGCAACATCTTCGACCGGCAGCAGCCGACCTCCTTCTTCACCGATTTCGACGGTCGGGTGCGTGGCACCATGTCCAATCCGCGTATCCTGGGCCTGAGTTTCGAGGGGCGTTTCTGA
- a CDS encoding sensor histidine kinase, whose product MARRPRTGAAERLPYRAGQDERAMHGRQVEFQASHELLQATMDASTDMIQVFEAIRDATGRIVDFRWVLNNHTSERKYGEVRGESLLQRNPGVIEEGIFDAFCRVTETGLPEQAEHHYVHEQFDGWFFQIVVKLGDGVATTTRDITEWKESQAEIVRLREEVVKVKLAETEGQLAAIFATAPVGMSVLSLDGSFLRVNEELCRILGRPREEVLALSVPDVTHPDDLQPSLVAIEEALSTGRPRTLDKRYARPDGSLVWASSTLSVLPRSDGQPDRLLVVTADLSERRKADEALRRSEVLQRVLIAELQHRTSNLLGVVRSIAENTVRGANSLAEFRTHFDDRLDALSRVQALLSRLSEQDRVTFDDLLRAELAAMDGRTEAVTLDGPSGVRLRSSTVHTLAMAIHELATNAMKYGALGQDGGRLAINWTLEAEGADGKPWLHIDWRESGVRMPPEGAWPKGTGQGRELIERALPYQLGARTTYCLGADGVHCTIAIPVSTTISAEQSGTDQGGAG is encoded by the coding sequence ATGGCCCGGCGGCCCCGGACCGGGGCGGCAGAGCGGCTGCCATACCGGGCCGGGCAGGATGAGCGAGCGATGCACGGACGACAGGTCGAGTTTCAGGCCAGCCACGAACTGCTTCAAGCGACGATGGACGCGTCGACCGACATGATCCAGGTGTTCGAGGCGATCCGGGACGCAACGGGCCGGATCGTCGATTTCCGCTGGGTGCTGAACAACCACACTTCGGAACGCAAATATGGCGAGGTGCGCGGCGAAAGCCTGTTGCAGCGCAATCCCGGCGTCATCGAAGAGGGCATTTTCGATGCCTTTTGCCGCGTCACCGAAACCGGACTGCCCGAACAGGCCGAGCATCATTACGTCCATGAGCAGTTCGATGGCTGGTTCTTCCAGATAGTCGTGAAGCTGGGCGACGGCGTCGCCACCACCACGCGCGACATCACCGAATGGAAGGAATCGCAGGCGGAGATCGTGCGGCTGCGCGAGGAGGTGGTGAAGGTCAAGCTGGCCGAAACCGAGGGGCAGCTGGCGGCGATCTTCGCCACCGCGCCGGTCGGCATGTCGGTGCTTTCGCTGGATGGCAGCTTCCTGCGGGTGAATGAGGAATTGTGCCGCATCCTCGGCCGCCCGCGCGAAGAGGTGCTGGCGTTGTCCGTGCCGGACGTGACCCATCCCGACGACCTGCAGCCCAGCCTGGTGGCGATCGAGGAGGCTTTGTCCACCGGACGGCCCAGGACTCTCGACAAACGCTATGCCCGCCCCGATGGCTCGCTGGTCTGGGCGAGCAGCACCTTGTCGGTCCTGCCCAGGAGCGATGGCCAGCCCGACCGGCTGCTGGTCGTCACCGCCGACCTGTCCGAGCGCCGCAAGGCGGACGAGGCGCTGCGCCGGAGCGAGGTTCTACAGCGCGTGCTGATCGCCGAATTGCAGCATCGGACCAGCAACTTGCTGGGCGTCGTGCGGTCGATCGCCGAAAATACGGTGCGGGGCGCGAACAGCCTTGCCGAGTTTCGCACGCATTTCGACGACCGGCTGGACGCGCTGTCGCGGGTGCAGGCGCTGTTGTCGCGGTTGAGCGAGCAGGACCGGGTGACATTCGATGACCTGCTCCGTGCCGAGCTGGCGGCGATGGATGGGCGCACCGAGGCGGTGACGCTGGACGGTCCGTCCGGGGTCCGCCTGCGCTCCTCGACCGTCCATACGCTGGCCATGGCGATCCACGAGCTGGCGACCAACGCGATGAAATATGGCGCGCTGGGGCAGGATGGCGGGCGGCTGGCGATCAACTGGACGCTGGAGGCCGAGGGAGCGGACGGCAAGCCCTGGCTGCATATCGACTGGCGCGAAAGCGGTGTCAGGATGCCGCCCGAAGGGGCGTGGCCCAAGGGCACGGGGCAGGGCCGCGAACTGATCGAACGCGCGCTCCCTTACCAGCTCGGCGCCAGGACGACCTATTGCCTGGGCGCGGACGGGGTGCATTGCACCATCGCCATCCCCGTATCGACGACGATCAGCGCAGAGCAGAGCGGCACAGACCAGGGTGGCGCAGGCTAG
- a CDS encoding SMP-30/gluconolactonase/LRE family protein → MIASRRSVLAAGLALAAAPALAAETTPRLRRLSPRLDRMIAPGTEPEVIATGIRWAEGPVWVPGGGYLLFADPPANIVRRWQRGGGVSVVLNPSGAAGTDPALVREPGANGLALDASGALLIANSGGRSIDRVDLKTGRRTVLADRYAGKRFSSPNDLHVAKDGAIWFTDPPYGFKDGDTSPLKEQPVNGVYRRRPDGKVDLIDGTLTRPNGIAMSPDERRLYVSVSDEAAPRIMVYDIDARGQVGDRRILLDARAMRAAGGPGLPDGMKVARDGTLVCSVPGGMMLMTPEAEPLGLIEQGAPIANCAFGEAGRALFLAANDRILRVALRPGWQG, encoded by the coding sequence ATGATCGCTTCCCGCCGCTCCGTCCTCGCCGCCGGTCTCGCGCTGGCCGCCGCCCCCGCCCTCGCGGCCGAGACGACGCCGCGCCTCCGCCGCCTGTCGCCCAGGCTCGACCGGATGATCGCGCCGGGCACCGAGCCTGAGGTGATCGCAACCGGCATACGCTGGGCCGAGGGGCCGGTCTGGGTGCCGGGCGGCGGATACCTGCTGTTCGCCGATCCGCCCGCCAATATCGTCCGCCGCTGGCAGCGCGGGGGGGGCGTGTCGGTGGTGCTGAACCCCTCGGGCGCGGCGGGCACCGATCCGGCGCTGGTCCGCGAGCCGGGCGCCAACGGACTGGCGCTTGACGCCAGCGGCGCGCTGCTGATCGCCAATAGCGGCGGACGAAGCATCGACCGGGTGGACCTGAAGACCGGCCGCCGCACCGTGCTGGCCGATCGTTATGCGGGCAAGCGGTTCAGCAGCCCCAACGACCTGCATGTCGCGAAGGACGGCGCGATCTGGTTCACCGATCCGCCTTACGGCTTCAAGGACGGGGACACGTCGCCGCTGAAGGAACAGCCGGTCAACGGCGTCTATCGGCGGCGGCCCGATGGCAAGGTCGATCTGATCGACGGCACCCTCACCCGCCCCAACGGCATCGCGATGTCGCCCGACGAGCGGCGGCTCTATGTGTCGGTGTCGGACGAGGCCGCGCCCCGGATCATGGTCTATGACATCGATGCGCGCGGGCAGGTCGGCGATCGCCGGATACTGCTCGATGCGCGGGCGATGCGGGCGGCGGGAGGACCCGGCCTGCCCGACGGGATGAAGGTCGCGCGCGACGGCACCCTGGTCTGTTCGGTGCCGGGCGGCATGATGCTGATGACGCCCGAGGCCGAGCCGCTGGGCCTGATCGAACAGGGCGCACCGATCGCCAACTGCGCCTTTGGCGAAGCGGGCCGCGCGCTGTTCCTGGCGGCGAACGACCGCATCCTGCGCGTCGCGCTGCGCCCCGGCTGGCAGGGCTGA
- a CDS encoding PLP-dependent cysteine synthase family protein, giving the protein MTNQRSKAELCAWRADAIHRIEADFNRSADTHLIRVELPRYPGITLYLKDESSHPTGSLKHRLARSLFLYALCNGWIGPDTCVIESSSGSTAVSEAYFARMLGLRFIAVVPASTAAPKLDAIRFHGGEIHAVDDPRTVYDVSNALAAETGGHYLDQFTYAERATDWRGNNNIAESIFAQMSAEEYPIPRWIVCGAGTGGTSATIGRFIAYQRHATQLCVADPVHSVFHRHFADRSASSLPEGCASCIEGIGRPRVEPSFIPSVIDRMIAVEDAASIGAMRALSARLGRRVGGSTGTNLIACAQLIEEMAAAGERGSIVTLLCDGGERYGCTYYDDAWLDARGIDWRPHAAQMEALLASA; this is encoded by the coding sequence ATGACCAATCAGCGCAGCAAGGCGGAGCTGTGCGCTTGGCGGGCGGACGCGATCCACCGGATCGAGGCGGACTTCAACCGCTCGGCCGACACGCACCTGATCCGCGTCGAGCTGCCGCGCTATCCGGGCATCACGCTGTATTTGAAGGACGAAAGCAGCCATCCGACCGGGAGCCTGAAGCATCGGCTGGCGCGCTCGCTGTTCCTGTACGCGCTGTGCAATGGCTGGATCGGGCCGGATACCTGCGTGATCGAATCCTCGTCCGGCTCGACGGCGGTCAGCGAGGCGTATTTCGCCAGGATGCTGGGCCTGCGGTTCATCGCGGTGGTCCCCGCCTCGACCGCCGCGCCCAAGCTGGATGCGATCCGCTTTCATGGCGGCGAGATTCATGCGGTCGACGATCCGCGCACCGTTTATGACGTGTCCAACGCCCTCGCGGCGGAGACGGGCGGCCATTATCTCGACCAGTTCACCTATGCCGAGCGCGCGACCGACTGGCGCGGCAACAACAACATCGCCGAGAGCATCTTCGCCCAGATGTCGGCGGAGGAATATCCCATTCCGCGCTGGATCGTCTGCGGGGCGGGGACCGGCGGCACCTCGGCGACGATCGGGCGGTTCATCGCCTATCAGCGCCATGCCACGCAGCTGTGCGTGGCGGACCCGGTCCATTCGGTCTTCCACCGCCACTTTGCCGACCGCAGCGCATCCTCGCTGCCCGAGGGGTGCGCGAGCTGTATCGAGGGGATCGGGCGGCCGCGCGTCGAGCCCAGCTTCATCCCCTCGGTGATCGACCGGATGATCGCGGTCGAGGACGCTGCCAGCATCGGCGCGATGCGCGCGCTGTCGGCACGGCTGGGGCGGCGGGTCGGCGGTTCCACCGGCACCAACCTGATCGCCTGCGCGCAACTGATTGAGGAAATGGCGGCGGCGGGCGAGCGCGGCTCGATCGTCACGCTGCTATGCGATGGTGGCGAACGCTATGGCTGTACCTATTATGACGATGCGTGGCTGGACGCGCGCGGCATCGACTGGCGCCCCCATGCCGCGCAGATGGAGGCGCTGCTCGCCAGCGCCTGA
- the lldD gene encoding FMN-dependent L-lactate dehydrogenase LldD, with the protein MAIISSPLDFRNAARARLPRFLFDYADGGAGSEMTLRANVDDLARLGLKQRVLRDVSEIDLTAELFGRTRTLPLALGPIGIGGMFRRRGEVQAARAASRAGIPFTMSTVGLCSLSEVRRATPGPLWFQLYVIRDRAFMADLIATAKEQGAETLVFTVDMPVPGSRYRDAHAGMAGPNAPLRRMIQAMGKPGWAWDVGMQGRPHALGNLTQVLGKASGMNDYMGWLGANFDPSIAWKDIAWIRAAWDGPLIIKGILDPDDARAAVDAGADGIVVSNHGGRQLDGASSTARALPAIAEAVKGRLTLLADSGIRSGLDVVRMLALGAEGVLLGRAWLYALAAEGEAGVTKLLDLIEREMRVAMALTGVRSLAEIDASILTDRP; encoded by the coding sequence ATGGCGATCATTTCGTCACCTCTTGATTTCCGCAACGCCGCCAGAGCGCGGCTGCCGCGTTTCCTGTTCGACTATGCCGATGGCGGCGCGGGCAGCGAGATGACGCTGCGCGCCAATGTCGACGATCTGGCGCGGCTGGGCCTGAAGCAGCGGGTGCTGCGCGATGTGTCGGAGATCGACCTGACCGCCGAGTTGTTTGGCCGCACCCGCACCCTGCCCCTCGCACTGGGGCCGATCGGGATCGGCGGCATGTTCCGGCGGCGCGGCGAGGTGCAGGCAGCCCGCGCGGCGAGCCGGGCGGGCATCCCCTTCACCATGTCGACGGTCGGCCTGTGCTCGCTGAGCGAGGTGCGCCGGGCGACGCCAGGGCCGCTCTGGTTCCAGCTCTACGTCATCCGCGACCGGGCATTCATGGCGGACCTGATCGCCACCGCGAAGGAGCAGGGCGCGGAAACCCTGGTCTTCACCGTCGACATGCCGGTGCCGGGCAGCCGCTACCGCGACGCCCATGCCGGGATGGCCGGGCCGAATGCGCCACTGCGCCGGATGATCCAGGCGATGGGCAAGCCCGGCTGGGCCTGGGATGTCGGGATGCAGGGTCGCCCGCACGCGCTGGGCAATCTGACGCAGGTGCTGGGCAAGGCGTCGGGCATGAACGACTATATGGGCTGGCTGGGCGCGAATTTCGATCCGTCGATCGCGTGGAAGGACATCGCCTGGATTCGCGCCGCCTGGGACGGGCCGCTCATCATCAAGGGTATTCTCGACCCCGACGATGCCCGTGCGGCGGTGGATGCCGGGGCGGACGGCATCGTCGTGTCCAATCATGGCGGGCGTCAGCTCGACGGAGCCTCGTCCACCGCCCGCGCGCTGCCCGCCATTGCCGAGGCAGTGAAGGGGCGGCTGACCTTGCTGGCCGATTCCGGCATCCGCTCGGGGCTGGACGTGGTGCGGATGCTGGCGCTGGGGGCGGAGGGCGTGCTGCTCGGCCGCGCCTGGCTCTATGCGTTGGCGGCCGAGGGAGAAGCGGGCGTCACCAAGCTGCTTGACCTGATCGAGCGCGAGATGCGCGTCGCCATGGCGCTGACCGGCGTGCGCAGCCTGGCCGAGATCGACGCCTCGATCCTGACCGACCGCCCCTGA